In bacterium, the genomic stretch AAGCCGTCCTGCTTAACTCCGATGTCGACGAATGCCCCAAAGTCAACAACGTTGCGTACGGTACCTTTGAGAATCATGCCCTCACGAAGATCTTCCATTTTAAGAACGTCGCTTTTGAAAATGGGTTTAGGCATCTCGTCGCGCGGATCGCGGCCTGGTTTTTTTAAATTGTCGATGATGTCTTTTAAGGTCGGTACGCCGATGCCGACTTCACCTGCTACTTTATCGAGCGGCAATTTTGAATTGCGCAGTTGAAGATCCAGAAAGCTTCCCGCCATCCGTACATCCAGGACATTAAATTTTTGCAGTAATTTTTGCGTGGCTTCATAGGACTCGGGATGGATGGACGTATTGTCAAACGGATTATCTCCTTCAGGAATTCTTAAAAAACCGGCGGCTTGCTGAAACGCCGCAGGACCAATTCCTGGCACTTCCAGTAATTGATCACGACGAGCAAATTTCCCGTTTTTATCGCGAAACTGAACAATGGCCGTCGCTGTTCGTGATGAAAGTCCTGAAACATAAGTCAAAAGCGATGCTGAAGCTGTATTTAAATTTACTCCAACATAATTTACTGCCGACTCCACGACAACCGTTAAAGCATCGGCTAATTTTTTCTGATCACAATCATGTTGATACTGACCGACTCCAATCGATTTCGGATCGATCTTGACCAATTCAGCCAATGGATCGAGCAGCCGTCGAGCAATCGAAATATTGCCACGTTGCGCGGCTTCGAGATCAGGGAATTCCTGCTGTGCAACTTTCGAAGCGGAGTACACCGACGCTCCGGCTTCACTGACAATCGTGTAAACGAGGTCGAGTTCTTTATCATCCTGTTTCAATTCAGAAATAACATCAGCTACTAATTGTTCGGTCTCACGCGAAGCCGTACCGTTACCGATAGCGATTACTGAGACTGAATGTTTTTTAGCCAAAGCTTTGATGATTTTTTTTGACGCGAGGATTTCACCCTGCGGTTCGTGAGGATAGATGGTCACTCCTTCAAGATATTTCCCGGTCTCATCGATCACAGCCACTTTACAGCCCGTCCGAAAACCCGGATCGATGCCCATGATGATGCGGTTTTTGGTCGGTGCCTGCAATAAAAGATTTCTAAGATTTTCTGCAAATACTTCGATGGCATGCGCCTCAGCTTTTTCTGTAAATTCAGCGCGTACCTCACGCTCAATAGAGCCGGCGATCAGACGACCATAACCATCTTTGATAGCATCAATCATGTGAGGACGGAAAACAGATTTCGTTTTCTTCAAGTACCGGCCGGCAATGTGGTTATGGCAGGTTTCTTCGTCAATTTCAACCGTCACACGCAATTTATCTTCGCGTTCTCCGCGATTGGCTGCCAGAATTCGATGAGGTGGCATTTTGGCAATCGGTTCTTTATAATCGTGATACATCTCATATTCGGTATCGGCCTCATCCTTTTTGGCGGAAACCAGAATTCCATTTTCTTTAGTAAATTCGCGAATGATCTTTCTCACGTCCGCATCTTCGCTGATCATTTCCGCAACAATATCGCGCGCACCTGCCAAGGCTTCATCGACCGATTCTACTTTCTTTTCTGTGTTCACGAATTCACGCGCACAATCTTCAGCGGTTCCTTCAATAATTTCTTGCGCCAGCATCATCATGGCCAAAGGCTCTAATCCCTTTTCTTTAGCAATAATGCCTCGCGTTCGGCGTTTAGGTTTGTATGGCAAATACAAATCTTCGACTTCTTGTAATTTGATTGCTGTCTGAATTTTTTGTTTAAGTTCATCGGTTAATTTGCCTTGTTCTTCGATAGAAGCTAAAACCGTTAACTTACGGGCTTCCAGTGAGCGGTAATACGTCATCTTTTCATGGATATCGCGAATTTGATTTTCGTCCAATCCCCCGGTGACTTCTTTACGATAGCGCGCTAGGAACGGAACCGTATTTTCTTCATCCAATAATTTAATCGTTGCCGAAACGTTGTTTGCAGCAATCGCCAATTCTTTGGCAACCAAACGAATGATATCCAGTTCAGTCATCAGAGCATCAACCTTTATGTAAGTAAAAATTTATTTTTGGCGAGGGGATTATAAGAGATTTGAAAAGAAAATGCAAGACATCCTAACAGGTCAGATTGAGACAGCCTTAGGATTGTTTTTTAGATGACTACCATTCGGCATACTGCGAATGTACGATGAGAGTTATGTCTTTACTATAGTAATTAATAGAACCAAAACAACCAAGGCCTCCGACTATATTTGAAGTCCGCTCCAAGCCATGATAATCATAATTAAAATAATTCGTGCTTGCTTCATCATAAACCAGTATTTCTATTCGATCAGGCCGCGTCTCTGTAACTCCGACAATTTCAGGATAGCTTGATGACCATATCCAATTTTTACCATAACCAGAGTTATTGCCGAAAATATTTAACGCATTTTCAAGTATTGATCCAGTCAGAGTATAGAGATCTGGATAGTAATAAATTACTGAATCGGAATCCATAACGCTAATTTCCAGGTTCACAATACTAAATTGATAGGAAGCATTGACAGTCTTTTTCCAACTATATTTAATCGCAGAATTCGTAACGCGTGAATCAATCGTTGAATATACTTCCGTATAATCAGTATCTACTTCTAAAAACACAATTAAACTGTCCATATTCACTGGCTCAGTCAATTGTGGAGTTATGGGCACTGTAGTTTCAGCATAAACTTTTTCGTCATCAACCTCGACTGATAAAGAATATTTTTGTCCTTCGCTGATTCTAAGTTCAGAATAAATGTCTTCATAGAGACCCGGGCGTTTCTCAGTCAATACAATTTGTTGTCCATTTCCTTCAATTATCACATGAGCCCCAGATATTCTTGTTTTCAACGAATCACGGTTGTATACACCATCCAGATCATCGACATTGATTGCGTGATTGACAAATACTTGTGTTTTAAATTTGTGATTTAAAACACAATGCACTGAAATTAAATTAACCTTTTCAGGAAATGTAGGAACGTCCGAACAGGCCGCGATCAAGGTTACTATTGTGCTCCAAAAAAACAAATTTCTCACTTTTATTTTTCTCCAATTTAAAATTCAAAATGAGCGCCAAATGAAGGAACTATCGGAATACCAAAACTACGACGCTTTGCATAAGTAGTTGATAGAATATATCCTTCAGGCGTCTGAAAAGATTTGACCGTTTCTTTAACGTCGTAATACAACGGATTATTCTTGTAATAGCTATTAACGATATTGATGTAAGGTTTCAGCGTCCATTTCTTATAAATTATCGTTTTTATAAAACTAACGTCTAACCTATGATAAATCGGCATACGCCCGTAAATATTAACATGATCAATTTCTGTTCCTTCCGCATTGTCAACATACTCAGACGCAGTAACTCGATCATTCGAAAAATAGCCATTCAAAAAAAATTGTTCTGTAGCAAATTGTGCGGGTCTGTATGCTCTTCCGCTATTAAATGTCCATCTGAAATCCAGCGACCAGTTTTTGGGCAGTTTATAACTACCTAAAAAGGATAACGTATGGCGTTGATCATACGGAGTAAAATATTCTATACCTTCAAATTTTCTTTTAGTCCACGCGAGAGAATAAGCCGCTTCATAACTGAATCGACTACCGATTTTTTTCCAGATGAGTTCGAGACCGTAAGCATAACCCTCTCCGAAAACAAAAATCGGGGAAATGGCTGTTGAACGCCGGTTTTTAGCCATTCTGTATAACTTTTTATAATAAACTTCTCCTGAAAATCGGGTACGTATATCCGGATAATATTCGGCTCCGGCAATGTAGTGAATCGATTTCTGCAATCGGTCACCAGCCGTTGAGAATGGAATTTCCAATAGCCCGATATATCCTTTCTCGCGCGAATTAAAATGAGACTGATAATAAACTCCGGTTGCAGCTTTTAACGCAATCTGATCATTATATTCATACCGAGCAGCTACACGCGGGCTGATAGCTGTCTTAGGAGATGATTGATCAAATTTTTCAATTCGCAATCCAGGCTTGATAATGAACCGATTATCGATATTCCATAGGTCTTCTATGTAGAAACTATAGTTATTTAGAAGGCGGTGGTAGGTAAATGAGTCCGGTGCAACATCAAAAAAAACTTCATACGTTTCCGTTCTGTTGAAGTCCATATTGTCCCAAAAATAAGAAAGAATTTGCCGGTTGTATTCAGCACCCAAAAGGAATTTATGGTTCTTGATTAATTCAAGTTCAATATCCCATTTAATGGTTTTGTCGTTTATTTGATTGTTTGTATAAAGCGGATGTTGATCTTCATTAGTAT encodes the following:
- a CDS encoding RNA-binding transcriptional accessory protein is translated as MDIIRLVAKELAIAANNVSATIKLLDEENTVPFLARYRKEVTGGLDENQIRDIHEKMTYYRSLEARKLTVLASIEEQGKLTDELKQKIQTAIKLQEVEDLYLPYKPKRRTRGIIAKEKGLEPLAMMMLAQEIIEGTAEDCAREFVNTEKKVESVDEALAGARDIVAEMISEDADVRKIIREFTKENGILVSAKKDEADTEYEMYHDYKEPIAKMPPHRILAANRGEREDKLRVTVEIDEETCHNHIAGRYLKKTKSVFRPHMIDAIKDGYGRLIAGSIEREVRAEFTEKAEAHAIEVFAENLRNLLLQAPTKNRIIMGIDPGFRTGCKVAVIDETGKYLEGVTIYPHEPQGEILASKKIIKALAKKHSVSVIAIGNGTASRETEQLVADVISELKQDDKELDLVYTIVSEAGASVYSASKVAQQEFPDLEAAQRGNISIARRLLDPLAELVKIDPKSIGVGQYQHDCDQKKLADALTVVVESAVNYVGVNLNTASASLLTYVSGLSSRTATAIVQFRDKNGKFARRDQLLEVPGIGPAAFQQAAGFLRIPEGDNPFDNTSIHPESYEATQKLLQKFNVLDVRMAGSFLDLQLRNSKLPLDKVAGEVGIGVPTLKDIIDNLKKPGRDPRDEMPKPIFKSDVLKMEDLREGMILKGTVRNVVDFGAFVDIGVKQDGLVHISQLAHKFVKNPMEVVAVGDVVDVKVLGVDLAKGRVQL
- a CDS encoding DUF4249 domain-containing protein yields the protein MIAACSDVPTFPEKVNLISVHCVLNHKFKTQVFVNHAINVDDLDGVYNRDSLKTRISGAHVIIEGNGQQIVLTEKRPGLYEDIYSELRISEGQKYSLSVEVDDEKVYAETTVPITPQLTEPVNMDSLIVFLEVDTDYTEVYSTIDSRVTNSAIKYSWKKTVNASYQFSIVNLEISVMDSDSVIYYYPDLYTLTGSILENALNIFGNNSGYGKNWIWSSSYPEIVGVTETRPDRIEILVYDEASTNYFNYDYHGLERTSNIVGGLGCFGSINYYSKDITLIVHSQYAEW